In one Haloplanus salinus genomic region, the following are encoded:
- a CDS encoding tRNA-intron lyase, translating to MQGTFEGGTVRVGGDARQRFYDARGYGRPLDGNRIELAPVEAAHLLFRGDLDAVVDPDGETMDFRAFLVASDAALAFVVYKDLRDRGFYLSPAREPWVTDPVGADFVVYPRGKGPADDEVAHRVRVAGEREEIAAATLGDVVLAVVDEEGELTYFETERAGAAGDAETDRYDPPTGLDAALLADRAVAWDPPADLHDRGFYGQRLHGRNAESGPLQLSLVEAAYLARRGALDLPEPRAVERGREVEGERFDRRLRAYAALRAAGSVPKSGFKFGADFRTYDTFTTVDEMDHSTRLIRVVSPAHTFLPRDLSLDVRLAGGVRKRMVFALTDVNEGIDWLSVARLTP from the coding sequence ATGCAAGGGACGTTCGAGGGCGGCACCGTTCGGGTCGGCGGCGACGCCCGCCAGCGCTTCTACGACGCCCGCGGTTACGGCCGGCCGCTCGATGGCAACCGGATCGAACTCGCGCCGGTCGAGGCCGCCCACCTCCTCTTTCGCGGTGACCTCGACGCCGTGGTCGATCCCGACGGCGAGACGATGGACTTCCGGGCCTTCCTCGTCGCCAGCGACGCCGCCCTCGCGTTCGTCGTCTACAAGGACCTCCGCGACCGAGGTTTCTACCTCTCGCCCGCCCGCGAGCCGTGGGTTACCGACCCCGTGGGCGCGGACTTCGTGGTCTACCCCCGCGGGAAGGGGCCGGCCGACGACGAGGTGGCCCATCGGGTCCGCGTCGCCGGCGAGCGCGAGGAAATCGCCGCCGCCACGCTCGGGGACGTCGTCCTCGCCGTCGTCGACGAGGAGGGGGAGCTCACGTACTTCGAGACGGAGCGGGCGGGGGCGGCGGGCGACGCCGAGACCGACCGGTACGATCCACCCACAGGCCTCGACGCCGCCCTGCTCGCCGACCGGGCGGTCGCGTGGGACCCGCCCGCCGACCTCCACGACCGCGGGTTCTACGGCCAGCGCCTCCACGGCCGCAACGCCGAATCCGGGCCGCTCCAGCTGTCGCTCGTGGAGGCGGCGTATCTCGCCCGCCGGGGCGCGCTCGACCTGCCCGAACCCCGCGCCGTCGAGCGTGGCCGGGAGGTGGAGGGCGAGCGCTTCGACCGCCGGCTGCGCGCCTACGCGGCGCTCCGGGCGGCGGGGAGCGTTCCGAAAAGCGGGTTCAAGTTCGGCGCCGACTTTCGCACCTACGACACCTTCACCACGGTCGACGAGATGGACCACTCCACCCGCCTGATCCGCGTCGTCTCGCCCGCGCATACGTTTCTCCCCCGTGATCTCTCCCTCGACGTCCGGCTGGCTGGTGGGGTCCGGAAACGAATGGTTTTTGCGCTGACCGACGTGAACGAGGGGATAGACTGGCTCTCGGTCGCCCGACTCACGCCCTAA
- a CDS encoding outer membrane protein assembly factor BamB family protein: MRRRTMLATLGAVGTSGCLRLTAEESNGDADATATEAESDGETAAATSTAGTTAADDGGDGSDGASPVTLSERWRTDQQVRYVWVDDGEFATSGYDGVSLASPTDGVVWSTDPGDNGVPSAAPSKAFAATDDRLLFGFGGGDDDAPDAGATFLAYDRASGERLWRADMPDDGIHARAKGITVVGDTAVVASDDIGSDTDQEPLVYGVDVETGERRWETGAPDLTTGFISGVAAHDGTVFVTQTYDGTYLLDPGTGAVTDYREGMKVSVWGGTPRDGTLFDVSGNEITAYRLDGDGTRWSVPDAPDARIPPEVDDDLVIVGTQTGYVYAIEADTGAVRWTSRLDRTVRGLAASEDHVWAWAVGSTLAGYDREDGTVVYESERNSDLVDLGAIDDTLLVGGGPGTASRID, translated from the coding sequence ATGCGGCGACGAACTATGTTGGCGACGCTCGGTGCCGTCGGGACGAGTGGTTGCCTTCGACTCACCGCGGAGGAATCGAACGGCGACGCGGACGCGACGGCGACCGAAGCCGAATCGGACGGGGAGACGGCCGCAGCGACGTCGACTGCGGGCACCACGGCGGCCGACGACGGGGGCGACGGGAGCGACGGCGCGTCGCCCGTCACGCTCTCGGAACGTTGGCGCACCGACCAACAGGTCAGATACGTCTGGGTCGACGACGGGGAGTTCGCCACGAGCGGGTACGATGGGGTGTCGCTGGCCTCGCCGACGGACGGCGTGGTGTGGAGCACCGATCCCGGAGATAACGGCGTGCCCAGCGCCGCGCCCTCCAAGGCGTTCGCCGCCACGGACGACCGTCTGCTCTTCGGCTTCGGCGGTGGAGACGACGACGCCCCCGACGCGGGCGCGACCTTCCTCGCGTACGACCGGGCGAGCGGCGAGCGACTGTGGCGCGCCGACATGCCCGACGACGGAATCCACGCCCGGGCCAAGGGCATCACGGTCGTCGGCGACACGGCCGTCGTCGCGTCGGACGATATCGGTTCGGACACCGATCAGGAACCCTTGGTCTACGGCGTCGACGTGGAGACCGGCGAGCGACGCTGGGAGACGGGCGCCCCCGACCTCACCACGGGGTTCATCTCCGGAGTGGCGGCCCACGACGGGACGGTGTTCGTCACGCAGACGTACGACGGCACCTACCTCCTCGATCCGGGGACGGGGGCGGTGACCGACTACCGCGAGGGCATGAAAGTGTCGGTGTGGGGCGGGACGCCCCGCGACGGGACGCTGTTCGACGTCTCGGGCAACGAGATCACCGCCTACCGCCTCGACGGCGACGGGACGCGGTGGTCGGTGCCCGACGCACCCGACGCCCGAATCCCCCCGGAGGTCGACGACGACCTCGTGATCGTCGGGACACAGACGGGCTACGTCTACGCCATCGAGGCCGACACCGGGGCCGTGCGATGGACCTCGCGTCTGGACCGGACGGTGCGTGGGCTCGCGGCCTCCGAGGATCACGTTTGGGCGTGGGCCGTCGGATCGACGCTCGCCGGCTACGACCGCGAGGACGGCACGGTCGTCTACGAATCCGAGCGGAACTCCGATCTCGTCGACCTCGGCGCTATCGACGACACGCTGCTCGTCGGCGGTGGCCCCGGGACGGCCTCCCGCATCGACTGA
- a CDS encoding PH domain-containing protein has product MTPDTDTSLDDAQAPDPRPSTQPTPGESHAESADGREHVRFSTGPSPRPTAVKLGAAVVVGLLIEAILFANPELLGSPEATRIGIYIVSLVALLVVARLLLRVYLLTRYRYVVTDDAIRWEYTLLYRSRARELPLSELRGHETTRSRVQSLLGFGTVRFLTGGTNRSLGFLAFENVAKPERIRELVRRRTKRE; this is encoded by the coding sequence ATGACCCCCGACACCGATACATCGCTCGACGACGCACAAGCGCCCGATCCACGGCCGTCGACCCAGCCGACGCCGGGTGAGAGCCACGCCGAGTCCGCCGACGGCCGCGAGCACGTCCGCTTCTCGACCGGCCCGTCGCCGCGGCCGACTGCGGTCAAACTCGGTGCGGCGGTCGTCGTCGGCCTCCTGATCGAGGCCATCCTGTTCGCGAACCCGGAGCTACTCGGCTCGCCGGAGGCGACGCGCATCGGCATCTACATCGTCAGCCTCGTGGCCCTCCTCGTCGTCGCGCGGTTGCTCCTCCGCGTCTACCTCCTCACCCGCTATCGATACGTCGTCACCGACGACGCGATCAGGTGGGAGTACACGCTGTTGTACCGCTCCCGAGCCCGGGAACTCCCACTTTCGGAGCTGCGCGGTCACGAGACGACGCGGAGCCGGGTCCAGTCGCTTCTCGGGTTCGGAACCGTTCGCTTTCTCACCGGCGGCACGAACCGAAGCCTCGGGTTTCTGGCGTTCGAGAACGTCGCCAAGCCGGAGCGCATCCGCGAGTTGGTTCGACGGCGGACGAAACGGGAGTGA
- a CDS encoding topoisomerase DNA-binding C4 zinc finger domain-containing protein, whose protein sequence is MADAIRAFAGDCTVETDDRTHRGRVLVLVKPDRTVLVHDADGYQPVAWLTRADSVTVETGEGFGLTAHLDDRRLRVTGDRIRRSVYPVTEAGMPVGTHPETGGPLVRTGGAVVDLDSGARYPLVAGATVLDARCPDCGLPTMRVDRGATFEVCIDRACDPLDDAVRDRFDRAWTCPDCGSALRIIRRNGRLLAGCDAYPDCETAFTVPAGVVVDGCSCGLPVFETATGRRCLDGTCDRFEGA, encoded by the coding sequence ATGGCAGACGCCATCCGCGCCTTCGCCGGCGACTGCACCGTCGAAACCGACGACCGAACCCACCGCGGCCGGGTGCTCGTCCTCGTCAAACCCGACCGGACCGTTCTCGTTCACGACGCCGACGGCTACCAGCCGGTCGCGTGGCTCACCCGCGCCGATAGCGTCACCGTCGAGACGGGCGAGGGCTTCGGCCTCACGGCCCACCTCGACGACCGTCGGCTCCGAGTGACCGGTGACCGCATCCGTCGGTCCGTCTACCCGGTCACCGAGGCCGGTATGCCGGTCGGCACCCATCCCGAGACCGGCGGGCCGCTGGTCCGGACCGGCGGCGCCGTGGTCGACCTCGATTCCGGGGCGCGCTACCCGCTGGTCGCCGGCGCGACGGTGCTCGACGCTCGCTGTCCGGACTGCGGGCTCCCGACCATGCGTGTCGACCGCGGCGCCACCTTCGAGGTGTGTATCGACCGCGCCTGTGACCCACTCGACGACGCGGTACGCGACCGATTCGACCGCGCGTGGACCTGCCCGGACTGTGGGTCGGCCCTGCGGATCATCCGCCGCAACGGCCGCCTGCTCGCCGGCTGCGACGCCTACCCCGACTGCGAGACGGCGTTTACCGTCCCGGCTGGCGTCGTCGTCGACGGGTGCTCCTGTGGCCTTCCGGTCTTCGAGACGGCGACTGGCCGGCGGTGTCTGGACGGGACGTGTGACCGTTTCGAGGGGGCGTGA
- a CDS encoding HAD family hydrolase, which translates to MDAVLFDMDGVIVDTEEFWRAREAEVILPAAVADGDPSQDEIRGVNYRETYDYLADTYEMALSREEFLDLYESAAADLYETTDLMPGFEDLLAALRARGCRIAVVSSSPREWIDRVVQRFGLDVDVLLSTEDVDGPGKPAPDVYAVAAERVEAVPADCVAVEDSPNGVRAATRAGVLTVAYGGDAEAVELADRRADDPEALRTLFDELLAEG; encoded by the coding sequence ATGGACGCGGTCCTCTTCGACATGGACGGGGTGATCGTCGACACCGAGGAGTTCTGGCGCGCCCGCGAGGCGGAGGTCATCCTCCCGGCAGCCGTCGCGGACGGCGACCCCTCACAGGACGAGATTCGAGGCGTCAACTACCGCGAGACCTACGACTATCTCGCCGACACCTACGAGATGGCGCTGAGCCGCGAGGAGTTTCTCGACCTCTACGAGTCGGCGGCCGCGGACCTCTACGAGACGACCGACCTGATGCCGGGCTTCGAGGACTTGCTCGCAGCCCTGCGTGCGCGGGGCTGTCGCATCGCCGTCGTCTCCTCCAGCCCCCGCGAGTGGATCGACCGCGTCGTCCAGCGGTTCGGCCTCGACGTGGACGTACTGTTGAGTACGGAGGACGTGGACGGCCCGGGCAAGCCGGCGCCGGACGTGTACGCCGTCGCCGCGGAACGGGTGGAGGCCGTCCCGGCCGACTGCGTCGCCGTCGAGGACTCCCCGAACGGCGTCCGGGCGGCGACGCGGGCCGGGGTTCTCACGGTCGCGTACGGCGGCGACGCCGAGGCCGTCGAACTGGCGGACCGCCGGGCCGACGACCCCGAGGCGCTCCGGACGCTGTTCGACGAGTTGCTGGCCGAGGGATAG
- a CDS encoding DEAD/DEAH box helicase, with product MKVADAVPEFAAAFDFDEFNAMQREALPVLVETNHNVVASAPTASGKTALAELAICKTLGDGGTALFVAPMRALTNEKESEWERFEDLGYSVYVVTGERDLNPRRARHADVLVMTPEKVDSATRKHDSRRYDFVTDVDCVVIDEVHLLDSERRGGVLEVTVSRLRRLCDPRFVALSATMPNVEDVAAWLDAPAEATFAFGDDYRPVDLQTGVKTYTHGENSFADKYRRLYRALDLAEPHVRDDGQALVFVASRQDAVSAAAKTRDELAERDVPIGARGDYDFHNEASELSDDRLHKAVLDGVAFHHAGLSKADRDRIEEWFKRGTIDILFSTSTLAWGVNLPARCVIVRDTKYHDPLEGEVDISPLDLLQMLGRAGRPGYDDVGYGWVVCDRSDADRYRRLLREGTEIESHLAADLDAHLNAEVAMGTIDDLDDVLSWLETTYYYVRAASEPAAYDFEGLRDRVRDTLDSLVDRGFVEMGPDLAVESTPLGRLASKYYLRLSTAEAFHALAARDRIDVDAILETVAAAAEFDSVSARQSEADAVDAVLGSDASALDDGGRKVLAILRASMSDSVPADLRSDAWIIRRNALRLLAAHREFLARFAGPRAANLARRLEARIEHGVSRDAVSLTAVDGVGAGRARNLAAGGLSRPADVVDAGADELERAGLAAGVAERVADAAADLPAISVDWGDVPDVVAAGDSQMCEVRVRNAGGGARVGVRVTVNGVEMHEKETYLSDVTTVPVGVFGADADELDFRVEVAFSDLPIRPFVVERTVRVV from the coding sequence GTGAAGGTCGCCGACGCCGTCCCGGAGTTCGCCGCCGCCTTCGATTTCGACGAATTCAACGCGATGCAGCGGGAAGCGCTCCCGGTCCTCGTCGAGACGAACCACAACGTCGTCGCGTCGGCGCCGACGGCGAGCGGCAAGACCGCCCTCGCCGAACTCGCCATCTGCAAGACGCTCGGCGACGGGGGGACCGCGCTCTTCGTCGCCCCCATGCGCGCCCTGACCAACGAGAAGGAGAGCGAGTGGGAGCGCTTCGAGGACCTCGGCTACTCCGTCTACGTCGTCACCGGCGAACGCGACCTGAACCCACGGCGCGCCCGCCACGCCGACGTGCTCGTCATGACGCCCGAGAAGGTGGACTCGGCCACCCGCAAGCACGACTCACGGCGCTACGACTTCGTGACCGACGTGGACTGCGTCGTCATCGACGAGGTCCACCTCCTCGATTCGGAGCGTCGCGGCGGCGTCCTCGAAGTCACCGTCTCCCGCCTCCGTCGCCTCTGTGATCCCCGCTTCGTCGCGCTCTCCGCGACGATGCCCAACGTCGAGGACGTGGCCGCGTGGCTCGACGCCCCGGCCGAAGCCACCTTCGCCTTCGGCGACGACTACCGCCCCGTCGACCTCCAGACGGGGGTCAAAACCTACACCCACGGCGAGAACTCCTTCGCCGACAAGTATCGCCGGCTCTACCGCGCCCTCGACCTCGCCGAACCCCACGTCCGCGACGACGGGCAGGCCCTCGTCTTCGTCGCCTCCCGGCAGGACGCCGTCAGCGCCGCCGCAAAGACCCGCGACGAACTCGCCGAGCGCGACGTCCCCATCGGCGCCCGCGGCGACTACGACTTCCACAACGAGGCGAGCGAACTGAGCGACGACCGCCTCCACAAGGCCGTCCTCGACGGCGTCGCCTTCCACCACGCCGGCCTCTCGAAGGCCGACCGCGACCGGATCGAGGAGTGGTTCAAGCGGGGAACCATCGACATCCTGTTTTCCACCTCGACGCTCGCGTGGGGGGTTAACCTCCCCGCCCGTTGCGTGATCGTCCGCGACACAAAATATCACGACCCGTTGGAAGGCGAGGTGGACATCAGCCCTCTCGACCTCCTGCAGATGCTCGGGCGCGCCGGGCGGCCGGGGTACGACGACGTGGGTTACGGCTGGGTCGTCTGTGACCGCTCCGACGCCGACCGCTACCGCCGTCTCCTGCGCGAGGGGACCGAGATCGAGTCCCACCTCGCCGCCGACTTGGACGCCCACCTCAACGCCGAAGTCGCCATGGGGACCATCGACGACCTGGACGACGTGCTTTCGTGGCTGGAGACGACGTACTACTACGTCCGCGCCGCCTCGGAACCCGCCGCCTACGACTTCGAGGGCCTCCGTGATCGGGTGCGCGACACGCTCGACTCCCTCGTCGATCGGGGGTTCGTGGAGATGGGCCCGGACCTCGCCGTCGAGTCGACGCCGCTCGGTCGCCTCGCCTCGAAGTACTACCTCCGACTCTCTACGGCGGAGGCCTTCCACGCCCTCGCGGCCCGCGACCGCATCGACGTCGACGCCATCCTCGAAACCGTCGCCGCCGCGGCGGAGTTCGACTCCGTCTCCGCCCGGCAGTCCGAGGCTGACGCCGTCGACGCCGTCCTCGGGAGCGACGCGTCGGCCCTCGACGACGGTGGGCGCAAGGTCCTCGCCATCCTCCGGGCCTCGATGAGCGACTCCGTGCCCGCCGACCTGCGGAGCGACGCGTGGATCATCCGCCGGAACGCGCTCCGCCTCCTCGCCGCGCACCGGGAGTTTCTCGCCCGCTTCGCCGGGCCGCGGGCCGCCAACCTCGCCCGCCGCCTCGAAGCCCGGATCGAACACGGCGTCAGTCGCGACGCCGTCTCCCTGACCGCCGTCGACGGCGTCGGCGCCGGTCGCGCGCGCAACCTCGCCGCCGGCGGCCTCTCGCGTCCCGCCGACGTCGTCGACGCGGGTGCCGACGAACTCGAACGCGCCGGCCTCGCGGCGGGCGTCGCCGAACGCGTCGCCGACGCCGCCGCCGACCTGCCAGCTATCTCGGTCGACTGGGGTGACGTGCCCGACGTCGTCGCCGCGGGCGACAGCCAGATGTGCGAGGTGCGGGTCCGGAACGCGGGCGGCGGCGCCCGCGTCGGCGTCCGCGTCACCGTCAACGGCGTCGAGATGCACGAGAAGGAGACCTACCTCTCGGACGTGACGACGGTGCCCGTAGGTGTCTTTGGTGCGGACGCGGACGAACTCGACTTCCGAGTGGAAGTGGCGTTTTCGGATCTGCCGATTCGGCCGTTCGTGGTCGAGCGGACGGTTCGGGTGGTGTAG
- a CDS encoding MATE family efflux transporter has product MSDRRAAIVEGSIPRTLVGLALPLVAQNVVRVAQQVVDTFWLGRLGETAVAAVGLTIPVLGVCFALLVTPFVGTQILVSQRVGADDDAGAHRMVVHGFVLALLVGALVGGAVFLGAAPVVRLVGAGPDVAPLAALYLAVVGLGLPLAGASDAIEAGFVGRGDSRASLWINVATVAVNVVLDPILIFGVGPIRGMGVRGAALATVGGYAAGLSLALALALGPRMHLARRHLSLTAADFRDLLSVGAPITGRQVVSQSVRVLLVGVVALAGGAPGLAAYTIGARVASVAVLPSRGLGQAAQSMVGQNVGADRPDRARRTTRVGVVVAAGSLACLGAAQWLVPAPVARLFVPSLAGDGLSLTVQYLTILAYGYPAIGAVDALLAGFNGASRTRTSFVADLLKYWVVRLPVAALALPATASASLLGVTVAPGLDLGMPAVFWAVTGSNVVAAVGVGAYYASAVRGGLFVDAAADVETAADDDGSADPTD; this is encoded by the coding sequence ATGAGCGACCGGCGAGCGGCTATCGTCGAGGGATCGATTCCGCGGACGCTCGTGGGCCTCGCCCTCCCGCTCGTCGCCCAAAACGTCGTCCGCGTCGCCCAGCAGGTGGTCGACACCTTCTGGCTCGGTCGCCTCGGCGAGACGGCCGTCGCCGCCGTCGGACTCACCATCCCCGTCCTCGGCGTCTGTTTCGCCCTCCTCGTCACGCCTTTCGTGGGCACGCAGATCCTCGTCTCCCAGCGCGTCGGCGCCGACGACGACGCCGGCGCACACCGGATGGTCGTCCACGGGTTCGTCCTCGCGCTCCTCGTCGGCGCCCTCGTCGGCGGCGCCGTCTTTCTCGGCGCGGCCCCCGTCGTCCGTCTCGTCGGCGCCGGCCCCGACGTGGCGCCCCTCGCCGCCCTCTATCTCGCCGTCGTCGGCCTCGGTCTCCCGCTCGCCGGCGCGAGCGACGCCATCGAGGCCGGCTTCGTCGGCCGTGGCGACTCCCGGGCCTCCCTCTGGATCAACGTCGCCACCGTCGCCGTCAACGTCGTCCTCGATCCGATCCTCATCTTCGGCGTCGGCCCGATCCGAGGTATGGGCGTCCGCGGCGCGGCGCTCGCGACGGTCGGCGGCTACGCCGCGGGTCTCTCGCTCGCCCTCGCCCTCGCGCTCGGCCCGCGCATGCATCTCGCTCGCCGGCACCTGTCGCTTACCGCCGCCGACTTCCGCGACCTGCTCTCGGTCGGGGCACCCATCACGGGCCGACAGGTCGTCAGCCAGTCCGTCCGCGTCCTCCTCGTCGGCGTCGTCGCCCTCGCCGGCGGCGCGCCCGGCCTCGCCGCCTACACCATCGGCGCCCGCGTCGCCAGCGTCGCCGTCCTCCCCTCCCGCGGCCTCGGGCAGGCGGCCCAGAGCATGGTCGGCCAGAACGTCGGCGCCGACCGGCCGGACCGCGCGCGACGGACCACCCGCGTCGGCGTCGTCGTCGCCGCCGGCTCGCTCGCCTGCCTCGGCGCCGCCCAGTGGCTCGTCCCCGCCCCCGTCGCGCGGCTGTTCGTCCCGAGCCTCGCCGGCGACGGCCTCTCGCTCACCGTCCAGTACCTCACGATCCTCGCGTACGGCTACCCCGCAATCGGCGCCGTCGACGCCCTGCTCGCGGGCTTCAACGGCGCGAGCCGCACCCGGACCAGCTTCGTCGCCGACCTGCTGAAGTACTGGGTGGTGCGCCTTCCCGTCGCGGCCCTCGCACTCCCTGCTACCGCGTCGGCCTCCCTGCTCGGCGTGACCGTCGCCCCCGGTCTCGATCTGGGGATGCCCGCCGTCTTCTGGGCGGTCACGGGATCGAACGTGGTCGCCGCCGTCGGCGTGGGCGCGTACTACGCGTCCGCCGTTCGTGGTGGCCTGTTCGTCGACGCGGCGGCGGACGTGGAGACGGCGGCGGACGACGACGGAAGCGCCGACCCCACCGACTGA
- a CDS encoding DUF5784 family protein — protein MARPLRFRHAPGRWTEGRVRAEVFDPLDANLGAAWNHPWFKPPEGYDARRFDVDNGDTALFCWTDEEAYWLGNTETPSSLWRTDKYGFEEVPTPVAEWAERELRAELHEQSPWLTEYPHLSWFFLPVFLSKDGRWTTREFFDDHAGGFPDADRDGALAFYESFLSTGVLDDYRETMAGKLGTSERLDLTRMAATMGEFHAAKLLVDAGYDVEPEIEVTTGHSIDFQAQAPDGQQPLVEVTRPLPPNRRSAGTPVAAVRDTAKTKTDGQLSAHAGGVVLFVDCSSFPDDDWYAVRDARPEVGHRPAVVYRMRPDGRVAGYANGSVPLELESVFD, from the coding sequence GTGGCACGACCGCTCCGTTTTCGGCACGCCCCCGGACGCTGGACCGAGGGTCGCGTTCGCGCCGAGGTGTTCGACCCGCTCGACGCCAACCTCGGCGCGGCGTGGAATCACCCGTGGTTCAAACCGCCCGAGGGGTACGACGCCCGGCGGTTCGACGTCGACAACGGCGACACCGCGCTCTTCTGCTGGACCGACGAGGAGGCGTACTGGCTGGGCAACACCGAGACGCCGTCGAGCCTCTGGCGGACCGACAAGTACGGCTTTGAGGAGGTGCCCACGCCCGTCGCGGAGTGGGCCGAGCGCGAACTCCGCGCCGAACTCCACGAGCAGTCGCCGTGGCTGACGGAGTATCCGCACCTGTCGTGGTTCTTCCTCCCCGTCTTCCTCTCGAAGGACGGCCGGTGGACGACCCGCGAGTTCTTCGACGACCACGCCGGCGGGTTCCCCGACGCGGACCGTGACGGCGCCCTGGCGTTTTACGAGTCCTTCCTCTCGACGGGCGTCCTCGACGACTACCGGGAGACGATGGCGGGCAAACTCGGCACCTCGGAGCGGTTGGACCTGACGCGGATGGCGGCGACGATGGGCGAGTTCCACGCCGCGAAGCTCCTCGTCGACGCCGGCTACGACGTGGAGCCCGAAATCGAGGTGACGACGGGTCACTCCATCGACTTCCAGGCGCAGGCGCCGGACGGTCAACAGCCGCTGGTGGAGGTGACACGCCCGCTGCCGCCGAACCGTCGGTCGGCAGGGACCCCCGTCGCCGCCGTGCGCGACACGGCGAAGACGAAGACGGACGGTCAGCTCTCCGCCCACGCGGGCGGGGTCGTGCTGTTCGTCGACTGTTCGTCGTTCCCGGACGACGACTGGTACGCGGTCAGGGACGCTCGTCCGGAGGTAGGTCATCGGCCGGCGGTCGTCTACCGGATGCGGCCGGACGGCCGCGTCGCTGGGTACGCGAACGGGTCGGTGCCGCTAGAATTAGAGTCGGTGTTCGATTAG
- a CDS encoding DUF5789 family protein, whose amino-acid sequence MKFNGTGEMIDALEFPITTDEIIADHGDHELELQRGTEQVGEILERLGTEEFDSPEDVRLSVRSAVGHKAIGRRFYSDRDPTALGESGPTPLSL is encoded by the coding sequence ATGAAGTTCAACGGCACTGGCGAAATGATCGACGCTCTAGAATTCCCGATCACCACCGACGAAATCATCGCCGACCACGGCGACCACGAACTCGAACTGCAGCGCGGCACCGAACAGGTCGGCGAAATCCTCGAGCGCCTCGGCACCGAGGAGTTCGACTCCCCCGAGGACGTCCGCCTCTCCGTTCGCTCCGCGGTCGGTCACAAGGCTATCGGCCGACGCTTCTACAGCGACCGTGACCCGACGGCTCTCGGCGAGTCCGGCCCGACGCCGCTGTCGCTCTAA
- a CDS encoding PHP domain-containing protein, with product MDVVADLHVHTTASDGRLTVPELPAAARRAGVGVVAVTDHDRLHPDLEAPVTTREGVTVIRGIELQVETATGRVDLLGYGVAETSALRAELDRIQADRAERARRMTEQVEDRLDVSLDVAFEAGVGRPHVARAVDASDADCDYAGAFERFIGDDGPCYVSRTVPSVERGLDLLADAAAVVSLAHPFRYADSESALDLAPRLDGLERYYPYGRPVDEGRLDAVIDRHGLLATGGSDAHDDRLGLAGLGGDEYARIASHLPDAQG from the coding sequence ATGGACGTGGTCGCCGACCTGCACGTACACACGACCGCCTCCGACGGTCGGCTGACGGTCCCCGAACTCCCCGCCGCAGCGCGACGCGCCGGGGTCGGCGTGGTCGCGGTAACGGATCACGACCGCCTCCACCCCGATCTGGAGGCGCCGGTGACGACGCGGGAGGGCGTGACGGTGATCCGCGGGATCGAGCTACAGGTCGAGACGGCCACGGGGCGGGTCGATCTGTTGGGCTACGGCGTCGCGGAGACGTCGGCGCTCCGGGCGGAGTTGGATCGCATCCAAGCCGATCGGGCCGAGCGCGCCCGGCGCATGACCGAGCAGGTCGAGGACCGACTCGACGTGTCGCTCGACGTGGCGTTCGAAGCCGGCGTCGGGCGCCCCCACGTCGCCCGCGCCGTCGACGCGAGCGACGCCGACTGCGACTACGCGGGCGCGTTCGAGCGGTTCATCGGCGACGACGGACCCTGTTACGTTTCTCGAACTGTGCCGAGCGTCGAGCGCGGCCTCGACCTCCTCGCCGACGCGGCGGCGGTCGTCTCGCTCGCGCACCCGTTCCGGTACGCCGACTCCGAGTCGGCGCTCGACCTCGCGCCACGTCTCGACGGACTCGAGCGGTACTACCCGTACGGCCGCCCGGTCGACGAGGGGCGACTCGACGCGGTGATCGACCGGCACGGCCTGCTGGCGACCGGGGGGAGCGACGCCCACGACGACCGACTCGGACTCGCCGGCCTCGGCGGGGACGAATACGCCCGTATAGCGTCACATCTGCCGGATGCGCAGGGTTAA
- a CDS encoding DUF6757 family protein has translation MKCHYCDREAAYAAEKEGIRVGLCESHFRERLEELAESDDLAALRERIDIDRTE, from the coding sequence ATGAAGTGCCACTACTGCGATCGCGAGGCCGCCTACGCCGCGGAGAAGGAGGGCATTCGCGTCGGCCTCTGCGAGAGCCACTTCCGCGAGCGGCTGGAGGAACTCGCGGAATCCGACGATCTCGCCGCCCTGCGCGAGAGAATCGACATCGACCGCACCGAGTAG